The following are encoded in a window of Lichenicola cladoniae genomic DNA:
- a CDS encoding peptidoglycan D,D-transpeptidase FtsI family protein, with product MSGNNSDRPGPEDPQQGPDPLLGRETVVSVTGRDLAQRASLEKMRVRLLVASVGFACLFGAVSLKLAAATVLFPMAPAKRQIASQVPQIPVINTDPHSMFADDTGLPHVHRATITDRNGQILAISLPLAAVFANPLELIDPAGAAAKLKTVLTTLDLDDTIRRLSSKKQFVYIARDIPPDQELAINDLGIPGVYFEPGEKRHYPLGRTAAQVMGAVDVDDHGVAGVERFFDKRLSSEHTPLRLSLDVRVQGVVRDELQAAKDKFHAIGACAIVMDVRTGEIIAMVSLPDYDANLFNKALDDQRFNRAVTGLYEPGSTFKLQTAAMVLQDNVAHVWDKFSTAPIHVGRFTISDMKTDHFAPWLAMPEALALSSNPAAAHMALDAGAKRQQDWLRNMGFFDRVPVELPEAARPLVPRLSNWGLSTVMTVAFGHGVAVAPLAIVRGTAATANGGILIKPTLIARTETQPADTAGATSLQPLLQQVNDQVGGDPAAAPEPKIVPQGERLLSEANSSLLRRILRMVVAGPDNERTGKRADIPGYFVGGKTGTAEKVGANGGYLKHVNVTAFTGILPLNDPHYAVYVMLDSPIAIPETHGWYTSGWNAVPTWQKIVSRIAPMLGMFPVTTNVDAIEASLSIPMSPAVGTGYRALGPGNDPGDPRVQAQLKQHEKEAAKAAAAHTGVPVVAPHMLHPVAGTHPVSPQGEREAEGRSALGHVTPLAPPVPLAPALRRQVSYVRPSG from the coding sequence ATGAGCGGCAACAACAGCGACCGGCCCGGTCCAGAGGACCCGCAGCAGGGACCCGATCCGTTGCTCGGCCGCGAGACCGTGGTCAGCGTCACCGGCCGTGACCTGGCGCAGCGCGCGTCGCTGGAAAAGATGCGGGTCCGGCTGCTGGTGGCGTCGGTCGGTTTCGCCTGCCTGTTCGGCGCGGTGTCGTTGAAGCTCGCCGCCGCAACGGTGCTGTTCCCGATGGCGCCGGCCAAGCGCCAGATCGCGTCGCAGGTGCCGCAGATCCCGGTCATCAACACCGATCCGCACAGCATGTTCGCCGACGATACCGGGCTGCCGCATGTCCACCGCGCCACCATCACCGACCGCAACGGCCAGATCCTCGCAATATCGCTGCCGCTGGCTGCGGTGTTCGCGAACCCGCTCGAATTGATCGACCCGGCCGGCGCGGCGGCGAAGCTCAAGACCGTGCTGACCACGCTCGATCTCGACGATACCATCCGCCGCCTCTCGTCGAAGAAACAGTTCGTCTACATCGCCCGCGACATTCCGCCGGACCAGGAACTGGCAATCAACGATCTCGGGATTCCCGGAGTATATTTCGAGCCTGGCGAGAAGCGTCATTATCCGCTCGGGCGGACCGCCGCCCAGGTCATGGGCGCGGTCGATGTCGACGATCACGGTGTCGCGGGCGTGGAGCGCTTTTTCGACAAGCGGCTGAGCTCGGAACATACACCGCTCAGACTGTCCCTGGACGTGCGCGTCCAGGGTGTGGTGCGTGACGAACTGCAGGCTGCCAAGGACAAGTTCCACGCGATCGGCGCCTGCGCGATCGTGATGGACGTCCGCACCGGCGAGATCATCGCGATGGTCAGCCTGCCTGACTACGACGCCAATCTTTTCAACAAGGCGCTCGACGATCAGCGCTTCAACCGTGCGGTCACCGGCCTGTACGAGCCGGGTTCGACCTTCAAGCTGCAGACCGCCGCAATGGTGCTGCAGGATAACGTGGCTCATGTCTGGGACAAATTCTCGACCGCCCCCATCCATGTCGGCCGCTTCACCATCAGCGACATGAAGACCGACCATTTCGCACCGTGGCTGGCGATGCCGGAAGCGCTGGCGCTGTCCTCGAACCCTGCCGCCGCGCACATGGCGCTCGATGCCGGCGCCAAGCGCCAGCAGGACTGGCTGCGCAACATGGGCTTCTTTGATCGCGTTCCGGTCGAGTTGCCCGAGGCGGCACGTCCGTTGGTGCCCCGCCTGAGCAACTGGGGATTGTCGACCGTGATGACGGTGGCGTTCGGGCACGGCGTCGCGGTGGCGCCGCTGGCAATCGTGCGCGGCACGGCCGCAACCGCCAATGGCGGTATCCTGATCAAGCCGACGCTGATTGCCCGGACGGAGACGCAGCCGGCTGACACCGCGGGCGCGACGTCCCTGCAGCCGCTTCTCCAGCAGGTCAACGATCAGGTGGGAGGCGACCCGGCCGCTGCGCCGGAACCGAAGATCGTGCCGCAGGGCGAGCGCTTGCTGTCGGAGGCGAATTCGTCCCTGCTGCGCCGCATCCTGCGCATGGTCGTTGCGGGACCGGACAACGAGCGTACCGGAAAGCGCGCCGATATCCCGGGCTACTTCGTCGGTGGCAAGACCGGTACCGCGGAAAAGGTCGGTGCGAATGGCGGCTACCTCAAGCACGTCAACGTAACCGCTTTCACCGGTATCCTTCCGCTCAACGACCCGCATTACGCGGTGTACGTCATGCTCGACAGCCCGATCGCGATACCCGAGACGCACGGCTGGTACACCTCCGGCTGGAACGCGGTTCCGACCTGGCAGAAGATCGTCTCCCGCATCGCGCCCATGCTGGGCATGTTCCCGGTCACTACCAATGTCGACGCGATCGAGGCATCGCTCTCGATCCCGATGTCGCCGGCAGTCGGCACTGGATACCGCGCACTTGGCCCCGGCAACGACCCGGGCGACCCCCGGGTCCAGGCCCAGCTCAAGCAGCACGAAAAGGAGGCCGCCAAGGCCGCCGCCGCGCATACCGGGGTTCCGGTGGTGGCGCCGCACATGCTGCATCCCGTCGCCGGCACCCACCCGGTATCGCCGCAGGGCGAGCGCGAGGCCGAGGGCCGTAGCGCACTCGGCCACGTTACACCGCTGGCGCCGCCGGTCCCGCTGGCGCCAGCGCTGCGCCGGCAGGTCAGCTACGTCAGGCCTTCCGGATGA
- a CDS encoding UDP-N-acetylmuramoyl-L-alanyl-D-glutamate--2,6-diaminopimelate ligase — protein MSAALVRDAGPGAPPTRTLGTLARNIVGLPAGAADLPVTGVAIDSRQVQPGFLFAALPGAAIDGRRYIAEAVSRGAVAILAPEGTDWPDNVAARPLITAPLPRHVLARLAAAFAARQPDRMVAVTGTNGKTSTVDFLRQIWTLGGLPAASLGTLGVIAGMALPDAGPALTTPDSIDLANLLGAMADAGVRAAAIEASSHGLDQFRLDGVRLAAAGFSNLTRDHLDYHGTLDAYRDAKLRLFSDLLPEGGLAVANADMDPETLAHLRGIALVRGLTLRSVGMLGETITLHRAVPLADGQMLEIEADGRRHDIRLALPGRFQADNVLLAAALAETDDAALPSVLARLDRLVGVRGRMELAASLSNGAAAYVDYAHTPDALERLLASLRPHAEQAGGRLVIVFGAGGDRDRGKRPLMGAAAARLADLVIVTDDNPRSETPAAIRAEIMTACPDALEIGDRAKAIAAGLDALRPGDVLVVAGKGHEQGQTIGGEVHPFDDVATARRLAGIAPEGAA, from the coding sequence ATGAGTGCCGCTCTCGTCCGCGATGCTGGTCCCGGCGCCCCGCCGACGCGGACGCTCGGCACCCTTGCGCGCAATATCGTCGGCTTGCCCGCCGGCGCCGCCGATTTGCCGGTGACCGGGGTTGCCATCGACAGCCGACAGGTCCAGCCGGGCTTCCTGTTCGCCGCCCTCCCCGGTGCCGCCATCGATGGACGCCGTTACATCGCCGAGGCCGTCTCGCGCGGCGCCGTCGCGATCCTGGCCCCGGAGGGCACCGACTGGCCGGACAACGTCGCGGCTCGCCCGCTGATCACCGCCCCGCTGCCGCGCCATGTGCTGGCCCGGCTGGCTGCCGCGTTCGCTGCCCGCCAGCCGGACCGGATGGTCGCCGTCACCGGCACCAACGGCAAGACCAGCACGGTCGACTTCCTGCGCCAGATCTGGACGCTCGGCGGACTGCCGGCCGCCAGCCTCGGCACCCTTGGGGTAATCGCCGGGATGGCGCTGCCGGATGCCGGCCCGGCCCTGACCACGCCCGACAGTATCGATCTGGCCAACCTGCTGGGTGCGATGGCCGATGCCGGCGTGCGGGCAGCGGCGATCGAGGCCAGTTCGCATGGCCTGGACCAGTTCCGGCTCGATGGCGTCCGGCTCGCCGCCGCCGGCTTCAGCAACCTCACCCGCGACCATCTCGACTATCACGGCACGCTGGATGCCTATCGCGACGCCAAGCTGCGGCTGTTCTCGGATCTGCTGCCGGAAGGCGGCCTTGCCGTCGCCAACGCCGACATGGACCCGGAGACGCTGGCCCATCTGCGCGGCATCGCCCTCGTGCGCGGGCTGACGCTGCGTTCGGTCGGCATGCTCGGCGAGACCATCACGCTGCATCGCGCGGTGCCGCTGGCGGACGGACAGATGCTCGAGATAGAGGCGGACGGCCGCCGCCACGACATCAGGCTCGCCCTGCCCGGCCGGTTCCAGGCCGACAACGTGCTGCTTGCCGCCGCCCTTGCCGAGACCGACGACGCGGCACTGCCGTCGGTTCTAGCCCGCCTCGATCGTCTGGTCGGCGTGCGCGGGCGCATGGAACTGGCGGCCAGCCTGTCGAACGGCGCTGCCGCCTATGTCGATTACGCACACACCCCGGATGCGCTGGAGCGGCTGCTGGCCTCGCTGCGTCCGCACGCGGAACAGGCCGGCGGCCGGCTGGTGATCGTGTTCGGCGCCGGTGGCGATCGCGACCGCGGCAAGCGTCCGCTGATGGGAGCGGCGGCAGCCCGTCTCGCCGACCTGGTCATCGTCACCGACGATAATCCGCGCAGCGAGACCCCGGCGGCGATCCGCGCCGAAATCATGACGGCATGCCCGGACGCGCTCGAGATCGGCGACCGGGCGAAGGCGATCGCCGCCGGCCTCGACGCATTGCGGCCCGGCGACGTGCTGGTTGTCGCCGGCAAGGGCCATGAGCAGGGCCAGACGATCGGCGGCGAGGTGCATCCGTTCGACGATGTCGCGACCGCGCGCCGGCTTGCCGGTATCGCGCCGGAAGGTGCCGCATGA
- a CDS encoding UDP-N-acetylmuramoyl-tripeptide--D-alanyl-D-alanine ligase yields the protein MNALWTGQALALAVDGQFGGPAPASITGVSIDTRTLAPGDLFVALVSESGDGHVHVATALRNGAAAALVHPSEHLPESLRDDPRLLHVADTFRALHALGRAGRARFRGRVVAVTGSVGKTTTKEMLRTALSAIGETHASAASYNNHWGVPLTLARLPEHAAFCVSEIGMNHPGEIAPLANLVRPDVAVITTVAASHIGHMGSLAAIATEKASVFAALSPGGTAIYPDDAAHVDRLAGAATQAGARISRFGTTAGAEARIEDLVLAADGSRASLLNGGRRHPFRLAAPGRHMAMNAVACLAVVWALGEDIALAANALAGFVPGEGRGALRPLLQGTASLLDESYNASGASMRAALSVLGLLPATRRVAVLGDMLELGAFARAEHENLSKSVRESADIVYCAGDMTKFLFDGLPAEIQGAHAADARSLAPIVAAGLRAGDVVLVKGSYGSRMRDVVSALVATPGTTSLDTDQAA from the coding sequence ATGAACGCCCTATGGACCGGACAGGCGCTGGCGCTGGCGGTGGACGGGCAGTTCGGCGGCCCGGCCCCCGCCTCGATCACCGGCGTCTCGATCGATACCCGCACGCTCGCTCCCGGCGACCTGTTCGTGGCCCTGGTCAGCGAGAGTGGCGACGGGCACGTGCATGTCGCGACGGCTCTTCGCAACGGCGCTGCGGCGGCTCTGGTCCACCCGAGCGAGCACCTGCCCGAAAGCCTGCGCGACGATCCGCGTCTGCTGCATGTGGCGGACACGTTCCGGGCGCTGCATGCACTCGGCCGCGCCGGTCGCGCCCGCTTCAGGGGCCGCGTGGTCGCGGTCACCGGCAGCGTCGGCAAGACGACGACCAAGGAAATGCTGCGAACCGCACTGTCGGCGATCGGCGAGACGCATGCGTCGGCGGCGTCCTACAACAACCATTGGGGCGTACCGCTGACGTTGGCGCGGCTGCCCGAGCACGCCGCATTCTGCGTCAGCGAGATCGGCATGAACCACCCGGGCGAGATCGCCCCGCTGGCGAATCTCGTACGTCCGGACGTCGCGGTAATCACCACCGTCGCGGCCAGCCACATCGGGCACATGGGCAGCCTGGCCGCGATCGCGACCGAGAAGGCCTCCGTTTTCGCCGCCCTGTCGCCGGGCGGCACCGCGATCTATCCGGACGATGCGGCGCATGTCGACCGGCTTGCCGGCGCGGCGACGCAGGCCGGTGCCCGGATCAGCCGGTTTGGTACCACCGCCGGCGCCGAGGCCCGGATCGAGGATCTGGTTCTGGCAGCCGATGGATCCCGCGCCAGCCTGTTGAACGGCGGACGCCGGCACCCGTTCCGGCTGGCGGCACCCGGGCGCCACATGGCGATGAACGCCGTCGCCTGCCTCGCTGTCGTCTGGGCCTTGGGCGAGGATATCGCGCTGGCCGCGAATGCACTAGCCGGATTCGTTCCGGGCGAGGGCCGCGGCGCATTGCGTCCGTTGCTGCAAGGAACTGCATCTTTGCTGGACGAGAGTTACAATGCCTCGGGTGCCTCGATGCGTGCGGCCTTGTCGGTGCTCGGGCTGCTGCCGGCAACGCGTCGTGTGGCGGTGCTCGGCGACATGCTCGAACTTGGCGCTTTCGCACGGGCGGAGCATGAAAATCTCAGTAAAAGCGTGCGCGAATCGGCAGACATCGTTTATTGCGCAGGCGACATGACGAAATTTCTCTTCGACGGCCTGCCTGCGGAGATCCAGGGCGCCCATGCCGCCGATGCGCGCTCGCTGGCGCCGATCGTCGCGGCCGGACTGCGCGCCGGCGACGTCGTGCTGGTCAAGGGCAGCTACGGCAGCCGCATGCGCGACGTGGTGTCCGCCCTGGTCGCCACGCCCGGCACGACCTCACTCGATACTGATCAAGCAGCCTGA
- the mraY gene encoding phospho-N-acetylmuramoyl-pentapeptide-transferase, translating to MLYNLAHPFAEHFALFNLFRYITFRSGAACLTAFVLSLAMGPRFIARLRKIQRDGQPIRTLGPERHLIEKAGTPTMGGVLILTAWFVSTLLWADLSNGFVWAVMFATASFGAVGFADDYLKLSRRNTKGVSKRMRLGCEFGASLIAGYWIESLMPASIANTLTFPFVKEAVLPLSYAFPIFAMLVITGFGNAVNFTDGLDGLAIVPVIIAAVVFALISYLVGNRIFADYLQLHPVPGTGELGVFLAALIGAGLGFLWFNAPPAAVFMGDTGSLALGGALGAVSVAVKHEIVLCIVGGLFVVETLSVIIQVFWYKRTGKRVFLMAPLHHHFEKMGWQEPKIVIRFWIVSMVLGLAGLATLKIR from the coding sequence ATGCTCTATAACCTCGCCCATCCATTCGCCGAGCACTTCGCGCTGTTCAACCTGTTCCGGTACATCACCTTCCGGTCGGGCGCCGCTTGCCTGACCGCGTTCGTGCTCAGCTTGGCAATGGGCCCGCGTTTCATCGCCAGGCTGCGCAAGATCCAGCGCGACGGCCAGCCGATCCGCACGCTCGGTCCCGAGCGCCACCTGATCGAGAAGGCCGGCACCCCCACCATGGGTGGCGTACTGATCCTGACCGCATGGTTCGTCTCCACGCTGCTGTGGGCAGACTTGTCCAACGGCTTCGTCTGGGCGGTGATGTTCGCGACCGCTTCGTTCGGCGCGGTCGGCTTCGCCGACGACTATCTCAAGCTGTCGCGCCGCAACACCAAGGGCGTGTCCAAGCGCATGCGCCTCGGCTGCGAATTCGGCGCGTCGCTGATCGCCGGCTACTGGATCGAAAGCCTGATGCCGGCGTCGATCGCCAACACGCTGACCTTCCCGTTCGTGAAGGAAGCCGTGCTGCCGCTGTCGTATGCGTTCCCGATCTTCGCAATGCTGGTGATCACCGGTTTCGGCAATGCGGTGAACTTCACCGACGGACTCGATGGCCTGGCGATCGTGCCGGTGATCATCGCAGCCGTGGTGTTCGCGCTGATTTCGTATCTGGTCGGCAACCGTATCTTTGCCGACTACCTGCAGTTGCATCCGGTTCCCGGGACCGGCGAACTCGGGGTATTCCTGGCGGCGCTGATCGGTGCGGGCCTCGGCTTCCTCTGGTTCAACGCGCCGCCGGCCGCAGTGTTCATGGGCGATACCGGCAGCCTGGCCCTCGGCGGCGCGCTCGGCGCGGTCTCGGTCGCGGTCAAGCATGAGATCGTGCTGTGCATCGTCGGCGGACTGTTCGTGGTCGAGACGCTGTCGGTGATCATCCAGGTGTTCTGGTACAAGCGCACCGGCAAGCGCGTGTTCCTGATGGCGCCGCTGCACCATCATTTCGAAAAAATGGGCTGGCAGGAGCCGAAAATCGTGATCCGCTTCTGGATCGTTTCGATGGTGCTCGGCCTTGCCGGCCTGGCCACGCTGAAGATCCGATGA
- the murD gene encoding UDP-N-acetylmuramoyl-L-alanine--D-glutamate ligase: MSTGFPDTLFSGRRYAVLGLGRNGLPVVRALVAMGATVQAWDDNEAGRLALGTMQGLTLADFNSMAGFDALVLSPGIPHHLPAPHPVALMARELGITILSDADLLFEAVRAAGSRARFVGITGTNGKSTTTALVAHLLTTAGIPNAAGGNLGPASLALPLLGDDGVYVLEMSSYMLERIDTLRFDAACLLNLSPDHLDRHDGMDGYTRAKLEIFARQTPADLAVIGFDDAASRAIAARGTVAQLLTVSGHRPGALAAALDGAIALPGAHNAQNALAAAAIARHLGMSDAAIEAGLASFPGLPHRQQRVASIGGIDFIDDSKATNADAASRALGCYDRLVWIAGGIAKSGGIDALAALFPRVELALLIGRDAPVLAETLTRHLVSHRIVETLEAAVPQALHAARSLSAPVVLLSPACASFDQFASFEARGQRFAELARDLGEAR, encoded by the coding sequence ATGAGCACCGGCTTCCCCGATACCCTGTTCTCCGGCCGCCGCTACGCCGTGCTCGGCCTCGGCCGCAACGGCCTGCCCGTGGTGCGCGCACTCGTCGCCATGGGTGCGACGGTGCAGGCCTGGGACGACAACGAGGCCGGACGGCTGGCGCTCGGCACCATGCAAGGCCTGACGCTGGCCGATTTCAACAGCATGGCCGGCTTCGACGCGCTGGTGCTGTCCCCCGGCATCCCGCACCACCTGCCGGCGCCGCACCCCGTCGCGCTGATGGCGCGCGAGCTCGGCATCACGATCCTGTCCGACGCCGACCTGCTGTTCGAGGCGGTGCGGGCTGCCGGCAGCCGCGCCCGCTTCGTCGGCATCACCGGCACCAACGGCAAGTCCACCACCACCGCCCTGGTGGCGCATCTGCTGACCACGGCCGGCATCCCGAACGCGGCTGGCGGCAATCTGGGCCCTGCCTCGCTGGCCTTGCCGCTGCTCGGCGACGACGGCGTCTACGTGCTGGAGATGTCCAGCTACATGCTGGAGCGGATCGACACGCTGCGCTTCGACGCCGCCTGCCTGCTCAACCTGTCGCCCGACCATCTCGACCGGCATGACGGCATGGACGGCTATACCCGCGCCAAGCTCGAGATCTTCGCCCGCCAGACCCCGGCGGACCTTGCGGTGATCGGTTTCGACGATGCCGCCAGCCGCGCGATCGCGGCACGCGGCACCGTCGCCCAGCTGTTGACCGTCTCCGGCCACAGGCCCGGCGCGCTCGCTGCTGCGCTGGACGGTGCCATTGCCCTGCCGGGCGCGCACAACGCGCAGAACGCCCTCGCCGCCGCCGCCATCGCGCGTCATCTCGGGATGAGCGACGCCGCCATCGAGGCCGGCCTCGCCAGCTTCCCGGGGCTGCCGCACCGCCAGCAGCGGGTCGCCAGCATCGGCGGCATCGACTTCATCGACGACAGCAAAGCCACCAATGCCGATGCCGCCTCCCGCGCGCTCGGCTGCTACGACCGGCTGGTCTGGATCGCCGGCGGCATCGCCAAGTCGGGCGGCATCGACGCGCTGGCGGCGTTGTTCCCGCGCGTCGAGCTGGCCCTGCTGATCGGCCGCGACGCACCCGTGCTGGCCGAAACCCTCACCCGCCACCTGGTATCGCACCGGATCGTCGAGACACTGGAGGCCGCCGTGCCGCAGGCGCTGCATGCCGCCCGGTCGCTCTCCGCTCCGGTGGTGCTGCTGTCTCCGGCCTGCGCCAGCTTCGACCAGTTCGCCAGCTTCGAGGCGCGCGGCCAGCGTTTCGCCGAGCTTGCCCGAGATCTCGGGGAAGCACGCTGA
- a CDS encoding FtsW/RodA/SpoVE family cell cycle protein has protein sequence MSQSARSDNSIIGRWWWTVDRWTLGCVGLLIGFGYVLMLAASPSVAARIGASRDMFILKQVVFLAIAGLIVVTSSMLSPKGVRRVALAGCLVALALTALTLVHGIEIKGARRWIALPMMSVQPSEFLKPCFAVVTAWLLAEGKRSRGFPGMLLAFGVFIAILMLLKSQPDIGMLSVITCVFMAQLFIGGLNLFLVGCGIGSMIAAFAAAFVMFTHVRSRVMRFLHPGQGDHYQIDTAMQAFGNGGLLGRGPGEGRVKDMLPDAHADFVFAVAGEEFGLLVCLFIIGIFCFIVIRTLLKLLAEDDPFIVLASTGLVTGFGLQAFVNMASSLHLIPTKGMTLPFISYGGSSAMSVALTIGMLLALTRRRPRGRAQELGRPASDRRSTASRRSVAA, from the coding sequence ATGTCGCAATCCGCACGCTCCGACAACTCGATCATCGGCCGCTGGTGGTGGACGGTGGATCGCTGGACGCTCGGCTGCGTCGGGCTGCTGATCGGTTTCGGCTACGTACTGATGCTGGCCGCCAGCCCGTCGGTCGCGGCCCGCATCGGCGCGTCGCGCGACATGTTCATCCTCAAGCAGGTGGTCTTCCTCGCGATCGCCGGCCTGATCGTGGTGACCAGCTCGATGCTGTCGCCGAAAGGCGTGCGTCGTGTGGCGCTGGCCGGTTGCCTGGTTGCGCTGGCGCTGACCGCACTCACGCTGGTGCACGGCATCGAGATCAAGGGCGCCCGCCGCTGGATTGCGCTGCCGATGATGTCGGTGCAGCCGTCCGAGTTCCTGAAGCCCTGCTTCGCCGTGGTCACCGCCTGGCTGCTGGCCGAAGGCAAGCGCAGCCGTGGCTTCCCCGGCATGCTGCTGGCGTTCGGAGTGTTCATCGCGATCCTGATGCTGCTGAAGTCGCAGCCGGACATCGGCATGCTCTCGGTGATCACCTGCGTGTTCATGGCGCAGCTGTTCATCGGCGGGCTGAACCTGTTCCTGGTCGGATGCGGCATAGGCAGCATGATCGCCGCCTTCGCCGCCGCCTTCGTGATGTTCACCCACGTGCGCAGCCGGGTGATGCGGTTCCTGCATCCGGGCCAGGGCGACCACTACCAGATCGACACCGCGATGCAGGCGTTCGGCAATGGCGGCCTGCTGGGTCGCGGCCCGGGCGAGGGCCGCGTGAAGGACATGCTGCCGGATGCCCACGCCGACTTCGTGTTCGCAGTCGCCGGCGAGGAATTCGGATTGCTGGTGTGCCTGTTCATCATCGGTATCTTCTGCTTCATCGTGATCCGCACCCTGCTGAAGCTGCTGGCCGAGGACGACCCGTTCATCGTCCTGGCCAGCACCGGCCTGGTCACCGGCTTCGGCCTGCAGGCTTTCGTGAACATGGCGTCCAGCCTGCACCTGATCCCGACCAAGGGCATGACGCTGCCATTCATCTCCTATGGCGGCTCGTCGGCGATGTCGGTGGCGCTCACCATCGGCATGCTGCTCGCCCTGACCCGCAGACGCCCGCGTGGCCGCGCCCAGGAGCTGGGCCGTCCTGCATCCGACCGTCGTTCGACCGCCTCGCGCCGGAGCGTGGCCGCATGA
- the murG gene encoding undecaprenyldiphospho-muramoylpentapeptide beta-N-acetylglucosaminyltransferase, with amino-acid sequence MTAPIVIAAGGTGGHFFPAEALATELAARGHALVLMTDGRAGRRTQGVFANTEQHVLAGSGIAGHGIGRKLGAGVALGRGTMSARSMLARLRPAAVVGFGGYPSVPPLLGARLLGSRRPVIILHEGNAVLGQANAQLARFADAIATSFPLVARLPSGANTVLTGMPVRAEIAAAANSPYPSAGGELRLLVWGGSLGARVFSDIVPQTLAALPELLRLRLSVTQQARAEDVERVRAAYAAAGICAEVAPFFDAVAKRLADSHLVIGRAGGSSVAELTMVGRPSIMVPLPIAASDEQGANAASLIEAGGGWMLRQPDFTPAALGLLLAGLLGDPARLAAAATASAGLARHDAARRLADLVESTVAATASTRLRPAAEGVIPAHLQRDIPARSQREMHAMDSTS; translated from the coding sequence ATGACCGCTCCGATCGTCATCGCCGCCGGCGGTACCGGCGGGCACTTCTTCCCGGCCGAGGCGCTGGCGACCGAGCTTGCGGCGCGTGGCCATGCGCTCGTGCTGATGACCGATGGCCGCGCGGGACGTCGCACCCAGGGCGTGTTTGCCAACACCGAACAGCACGTGCTGGCCGGGTCCGGGATCGCCGGGCACGGCATCGGTCGCAAGCTGGGGGCTGGCGTGGCACTCGGGCGCGGCACGATGTCTGCCCGCTCGATGCTGGCGCGGTTGCGGCCCGCCGCCGTGGTCGGATTCGGCGGATATCCGTCGGTGCCGCCGCTGCTGGGCGCCCGCCTGCTCGGCAGCCGCCGGCCGGTGATCATCCTGCACGAAGGCAATGCCGTGCTTGGCCAGGCGAACGCGCAGCTCGCCCGCTTCGCCGACGCCATCGCCACCAGCTTTCCCCTGGTTGCCCGGCTCCCGTCCGGCGCGAACACCGTGCTGACCGGTATGCCGGTGCGGGCCGAGATCGCCGCCGCCGCGAACAGCCCGTATCCGTCGGCCGGCGGCGAGTTGCGCCTGCTGGTCTGGGGCGGTTCGCTCGGCGCCCGCGTGTTCAGCGACATCGTGCCGCAGACGCTGGCCGCCCTTCCCGAGCTGCTCCGGTTGCGGCTGTCGGTGACGCAGCAGGCACGCGCCGAGGATGTCGAGCGTGTCCGCGCCGCCTACGCAGCCGCAGGCATCTGCGCCGAGGTGGCTCCGTTCTTCGACGCCGTGGCCAAGCGGCTGGCCGACAGCCACCTGGTGATCGGCCGCGCCGGCGGGTCGTCGGTCGCAGAACTCACGATGGTCGGCCGTCCCTCGATCATGGTGCCGTTGCCGATCGCCGCATCCGACGAGCAGGGCGCCAACGCCGCATCGCTGATCGAGGCCGGCGGCGGCTGGATGCTGCGCCAGCCGGACTTCACCCCGGCCGCCCTCGGACTGCTGCTCGCCGGCCTGCTCGGCGACCCGGCTCGGCTTGCCGCCGCCGCGACAGCTTCTGCCGGGCTGGCCCGCCACGACGCCGCCCGGCGGCTGGCCGATCTGGTGGAATCGACGGTGGCCGCAACCGCTTCCACCCGCTTGCGCCCGGCTGCCGAAGGCGTCATCCCCGCCCACTTGCAGCGGGACATCCCCGCCCGCTCGCAACGGGAGATGCACGCTATGGACTCGACCTCATGA